AAAATGGTTCCTCAACCTCAAGAAAAGAGGGAGCACCAATAGTTTGACATGAGATTTCACGCATGTCTTGCTCAGATTCTTACTGGTTTCTTCTTCATCATACCCAAGGGACTAATCAAGATCACATCACAGGTAACAATTGCCACTGATCTTTTCAAATCTTTCATGTACCCTCATTTCACAGCAAACCGGGGCAACACCACAGAATCAAGGCAACAGAAACACAAATCCATAAAAAAATTACGAATCAAGAAACAGGAGAAGTATGAGAATTACCAGAAATGGAAATAGGTGTCTCATCTATCTCCCTTGTGTTTCCGAGGCCAAAAATCCAGGCAAAACAAAAGAAATACAAATCAAACCGAAGAAAAGCAATAATTTGATTGTAATTTCATGGACCCAGATATCAATCAACCTTACCGGAAATGGAATCGAGTCGGTTCTCTCTCTCTCTCTCTCTCTCTCTCTCTCTCTCTCTCTCTCTCTCTCTCTCTCTCTCTCTCTCTCTCTCTCTACAACACCCAGAGAAATCCCCCAAACTTGGTTTGAAATTCGAACCAAGCTAGGGTTTTTAGGAAAAGAGGGAGCACCAAGGGAGTGATGAAAGAAGAAACCCCTCAGAATTCAGAGCAAGACAACATGAAACTCTAGTCAAAAAATGGTTCCTCAACCTCAAGAAAAGAGGGAGCACCAATAGTTTGACATGAGATTTCACGCATGTCTTACTCAGATTCTTACTGGTTTCTTCTTCATCATACCCAAGGGACTAATCGAGATCAGAAAGGCAAAACCCACACCACCGAAACCCGCCGCCGCGAAGAGAGAGAGAGAGAAAGGAAAGGGGAAGGCGTACCTTGCGGGGGAACAGCGAACCACGGCGGAGCGGGCGGTAGAGATCTCACTCAGACCACAAAACTCAGAGAGAGAGAGAGAGAAGAGAGAGACTCGTAGATATTTGTTTGTGGTTGTAATGGGTTTTCTTCCCTCTTAAGACTCCTCTTGTCCTGTTACAAAAAAAAAAAAAAAAAAAACTACATTCAGCTAATTACACGGCGACACCTGTCTCCCTGGTTTTTTTTTGTCTGGTTTGATTACGACAAACCTGGTCTGCTTAACCCTACCTTAACCCTGGTTTGATTACCACAATTTACAGGTTTCAAATAGATTGCCACTAAGATAAAGCCACCCTTTACACATTTTCAAAAAAATAAATAATAAACCAACCTTTTAAATTTCATTTACTGTGAATTATTATATATGTAAAACTCACTACTCAACTAGTAACAGTGTTACTTCAAACAAAGCTGGAAAACATTTTCAACATAAAAGTGAGAAATGTTGCTCGACTAAAACAAGGAGAGCAGGCTTACCTGTTAATCCTTTTACACGATGAATACTCTCTCAGGTGCTGCTTCTCTTCCTGTCCCATGGCCCTTCTATACACCGAAGGGTGTCTGGTCTCTTCTAAATGCCGATATTGTGGTTATGTCCTGAAGATAAACNNNNNNNNNNNNNNNNNNNNTTACCACTAAGATAAAGCCACCCTTTACACATTTTCACAAAAAAATAAATAATAAACCAACCTTTTAAATTTCATTTACTGTGAATTATTATATATGTAAAACTCACTACTCAACTAGTAACTAGTGTTACTTCAAACAAAGCTGGAAAACATTTTCAACATAAAAGTGAGAAATGTTGCTCGACTAAAACAAGGAGAGCAGGCTTACCTGTTAATCCTTTTACACGATGAATACTCTCTCAGGTGCTGCTTCTCTTCCTGTCCCATGGCCCTTCTATACACCGAAGGGTGTCTGGTCTCTTCTAAATGCCGATATTGTGGTTATGTCCTGAAGATAAACTGGAAATCTCATTTTTCTCAATACCCCTTTCTCATTTTTCTCAATACCCCTTGTAGCACCAGCAGAGGTTCAGGAACATGTTGATGACTGAAATTTGCCAAAGGCTGCTTCTGATTGTAGCATCTCCAACCATTTTCTCTGCGCGCCAAATAAACAAGTACACACGTTGAACATAAATTGATAGAAATTGTTCAACAATGTATTTTTATAGCCTTACACATATGTTAATAAATCTCATATACCTGTTATGCCTAGGGGACATGCTTCGGAAAATTACTCGGGTCTTGCGAGGGTCTAAGTTTAAATCAACCCATTTAGCCCATGTAGTGAGTCCTTTCTGGTATGCAACCATTGGATTCATACTTGTAAACAGAGATTTGCCCTCCATGTAGAATCCCACCTGAAATTAGTCATGTCATTGCAATTCGATCAAATTTAAGGTCCTGCATAATACTAGTATACTACCAGTACTTACTCAACACACTTGACCAAATACATACAGTACTTGATTTCTCAATAGCCAACTTTTCCAAACAAAACCAGAAGAATGAAACTAGCTAACTAATCAAAGAAATCAATGAACGGTATGCATTTGATAAACGAATTCTGAGTATTGGCTTACGACGATGTTTTGTCAGAGTGAGTCCACCAGTGAGCTGAATCAAAAACAAGGACATCAACTCCTCTCCAGTAGCTTGATGTCTCATATATCTGTTATTTTAGTTTTAATTACTCGTAACATTCATCTGAAAGCTGTTTATAGCTTAACTTGGTAGATAGTTTAGAAATCCATAAAGCTGAAAATCCTAATTCAGTGGTTTACATATGATTATTCTTTTCTTAATTCTTGTTAACAGCCCACATCCATCACAAGCAAAAGGGGTGTTCATTATATCATACAAGCCACATGAACACAATTCTCAACCTCATGAATCAAAACGCACAAACCAAACCGCAGAAGAACCCAAATATAAAGAACAAGGTGAGTGCAATTCAATCAAGTATGAAAACCCATTCGTATATCCAAACGACAACCCTTCCTGATGCAAAAATTGAAGTGTAAGTTGTCAAACATACCTTGTGCTGCTTCAGAAGTTAGCCGAAGCAAAATGCAAAAGAGAAAAGCTGCAATTTGATCCCTTCAGAACTGGACGCTTGAATCCCTTTGAGATGTTGAGTCTCTTTTGCGCTTGTATAATCCCAAAATCAAAACCAGAAGACATTGAAGAATGGAAGAACAGTAAAGGTCTTCTGTACTTGAGGTTTTGTTCTGATTACGGATCTGGGGCAGTGATGAATATGGCCTCGGGCTTTAAACAAAACTGTATTTAAGGCTCTGTTCTTCTCAAGCATCAAGTATAAACGTTGTTCTTCTCAAGTCTGAACACATATATTATCCAAAATTGATTTTCTTGTTTTGTTTCCAAATCAAAACTAATTCATGATTTACATTGTATGAAAGCCCGAAGCTCTGATACCATTTATTAGACTGAAATCATAATGATGCAGATACTAAAACATCATCCAATAACAGATATTTTTCATACTAACCTAAACACATGAACATCAATATCTTAACATATATGCGTTCATAAAGAGAAGAACATAATACATCGATTAGCAACATCTTGAGTTACAGCAGAAACTAGATGTCAGAGTTGGCTAATGAAAACAACACAGTAGACCCCTTCTCCTTAATACATTTTCCCCTAAGGGCCCTAACAGTGCCGTCAATTTGGTTTCTTAGATTCAGTTGGTTCATAATTCTTTGCCATTCTACTTCTCATCTAATTTACAGTTATAGCAAAACACCAGTAGAGAACACGCCAATTCTTATGCAGTAAAACATAATCCATGAGACCGAATCCCACCACAGTTATTATAAACTATTTATAATTCTGATGGTACTCAATTCCAATTCCATAACCTTTATACAAAATCGCAGACAACTATCCAAATCAAAACAGTATAGCAAGAAAAACCAGTGCTTACATGCATTTGCCATATAGAAAACCAATAAAACAAGAATCATGGAATTCAAATAATCAAGATAATAGACTTCCCGAAACAATTAACATAATGGACATGTTTGATAAGGGATATCTATAACCATTCATCTGTAAGATATATACCAATACACACAAACACATATATGTATATGTATGAAGTGTATAACCAGATATCCATAACCTTGTGCTAGCAGCAAATACAAAAGGAAATATGCAGATCAATACCTGCTCACTACTATCTTATTCATAATTCCATATACATAGTCATCAATCTGATTCCTTGTTAAACCAAGAATATTGAATCAGAAGGTCAATTGTGGTTCCACTTCCACAATACAAGATGCCAGCCACATATATGCGTAAAACTCATAAGCACACTACATACCCTCACAATAGATGGGTATTCATAGGTAATTACAAAAGCCTAAACCTGTAGATTAAAGTCTATCCTTAATTGATTTCATCGCAAATATCAAAACGAAACTCAGCAAAGTTCAATCCGATTGCATAAATCAACAGCAAAATGGCAATTGTCTTTAACCAAAAAACAGCGACTGAAATTCAGTTTCTAGAAATAGAAGTAACAAAGTACATTTGTATTTGTACATTTCTAGAAAACCAATCATGCTCAATCTTGATATTTCAAGAAACATATATAGATTTGGGAGTATCTGTCAATTTCAATCTTAAGCTATGCGTGATCATACATTGAAGTAGTCAGAATCACCAAAATTTCATGGAATCATTGAATCACCAAAATTTCATCGAATCATTCATAAGCATACAATCACAGCCAAATCATGCATGCCATCTTTCAAACAATTCGAAATTGAAGTTTCATACAACCTACTCCCCAGGCGAGTTCTAAGGTTTTCATGCATGAATCAATCGCACAAAATCATTGAGATTGAAAACGTACCAGGACGCTCCCGCGCTTGCAAAACAGATATAATAATAATCAAAATCGCGCACTAACCATGTACAGCAAACCATCAAGTCATCCCAAAATCGAATTCCTAATCCCCAATTCTGGGTTTTTGTTTTGGTCACGATCAATATAAATGGGTCGGGTCGCATGGATCCGCGGGTTTTGTAAACGGGTATTGGGTTTATGCTTCTGCGGGTTTGTATCTTGGGTCGAGGATGCATTTGCTCTCAGCTCTGGGGTTTTATTTCTAAAATGTCAACAAATATAACTAGTGTCTTTGCTACAGGCGTTCATTGCTCACTCAGAGGCAGTAACTCCAACATACTACACCAAGCTAAATTTTCCAAGAAATTTGGAAATTCTTGCTGCTATTTTCACTACTCCAAACCAATATTTTTGAAATTATGTTATTTAACTGAATTGCTCAAGGTATCTTCAGAGGTGAAGGAAGCAGCATTTTCTTATTTGAAGATTGTTCTTCAACATCATGAAGATACTAGAATCCTATCAACATTGTGCCTGAGAACAAAATGCTTCATGGAGCATTCAATATGGGAAGCATTTACTTAAGACAACAATAATAAATACCCATGCATTTAAGATTGAAGCATTTACTTGAGTTACAGCAGAAACTAGATGTCAGAGTTAAGCCATTGACGTTAAATAAGATTGTTTCACATGCATTTAAACTGCTGCAACGCAAAAAAAAATTTACTAAGAATGAACTGGCATTTAAACAAATTTTTTGATTATTGCCATTGTCTGCTGTTATGCACATGCATTTGTGGTGCACCCTTCAAAACTTTGCCAAAATTTTGAATGGTGAGATGAAGTCTCTTAGAACACTGACTTTGCAGCCTGTTCTCCATTATTAGCATGACTAGTTGATACTATTAAGGCAACTAGAGATTGTGAGGTATTCCACTACTTTCACAAGTCAATTGGTTATTTGGTATGAAAAAAAATCTGCACAGTAATGGAGTTTGATCTTCTTCTCTTTTTATTTTTCTTTTTTGTGTTGCTGAAAATGACACCTCCCAACTGGGAATTTAAGTTTAATAAAGATTTGAGCCAATGAAATTGTTGTCTGTATTTTAAAGACTACAGCTAAGTAATTTTGAGATGCATGATTAGCACATGCAAGTGATGCAAGTCATTCCCACTATCACCAACCCCCTCATATTCTGCACCAAAATCAGCCCAAACAGAAAGGAAATCCACATGTTGGTGGATGTGGTCATTTCCTGGCCAGCTAATCCTCTTTGACTTTATCTCCAAGCAAAGTATACTGAAAAGAAAAGCACCCTCTATTATTTCTAACTGAAATGGTTTGTTTTGTTGTAGAGTAGCCTTTAAATAAGATTGTATGATAGCACAATTCAGATAAGAGAGGTTTTGTTTGAATTCGGAACAGGTCCATTGCATTTTGGGTGAGCATCTTCTACTTGTATGCGTGTTGCAAGAAATTATTGCGCTATTGACACTACCGTGTTGAATCTGTGTAAAAATGTTCACCAAAATGGCACTTCTTTTTGTGATCTTCCTCAACATCTATGTCAGTTTGGCGTCTGATCCGGATCCGGTCCAAGACTTCTGCATAGCCAACACAGCAGAATCTGCAACTGCAAGCAATGCCATCCAATGCAAGAATTCATCCCTTGCCACAGTAGAAGACTTTGTATATTCCGGCATCAAGTCTCCTGGAAAATTTGGCCAAACAGGTCTTTCTGCCATTTCAGTGAACTCAAATGTCTTTCCAGGACTGAACACACTTGGAATGTCATTTGTCCGAGCTGATTTTGAAGTTGGTGGTGTAAACGTGCCACATTACCATCCGAGGGCAACGGAGACAGCGTTTGTGCTTGAAGGAAAGATTTATTCCGGGTTTGTTGATACGAATAACAAGATTTTCGCTAAGGTGATCGAAAAGGGTGAGGTCATGGTGTTTCCAAAAGGTCTAGTGCACTTCCAAATGAACGTTGGTGACACTCCAGCAACCATATTGGGGAGCTTCAACAGCCAAAATCCTGGATTGCTAAGAATTCCCACTTCAATTTTCGGATCCGGGATCAAAGATGAGCTCTTGGAGAAGGCTTTTGGATTGAGTTCTAAGGAGATTACCAAGTTGAAAAAGAAGCTCGGTCCCCATTGATTGAGCTAGAGAATTGCATTTTCATTTTCCTATTCGTAAGTCTACAGACATTTTTTTCACCAGCAAATATATAAATCTTCTGAATTATGCTATCTCAATTTGGTTTCATCACTTTGTTTATTATTTGTACGTAAAAGCTAGGCATTCCATTTGTCAAATCCTGGAGATTTTGTTTGTATACCCGATAGAAGGATATACGCTAGGAGAACTTGATACAATTCAAATGTAGTATCATGAATTCT
Above is a window of Fragaria vesca subsp. vesca linkage group LG7, FraVesHawaii_1.0, whole genome shotgun sequence DNA encoding:
- the LOC101314126 gene encoding germin-like protein subfamily 3 member 2-like; the protein is MFTKMALLFVIFLNIYVSLASDPDPVQDFCIANTAESATASNAIQCKNSSLATVEDFVYSGIKSPGKFGQTGLSAISVNSNVFPGLNTLGMSFVRADFEVGGVNVPHYHPRATETAFVLEGKIYSGFVDTNNKIFAKVIEKGEVMVFPKGLVHFQMNVGDTPATILGSFNSQNPGLLRIPTSIFGSGIKDELLEKAFGLSSKEITKLKKKLGPH